Proteins encoded by one window of Brevibacterium atlanticum:
- a CDS encoding winged helix DNA-binding domain-containing protein: MDAHQISAARLISQGLVGPAPESPTGTRLSPAGAVVEHLGCVQAQALGGALASVALRSGDNPSSGLESVRAAIDAGEVVRSWTQRGTIHLTTAKDIGWILSLTGPRTMKATAKRREHFGITDAMLETAAELATDAIRERGMLTREELLEAFAPVGAGDEYGHARYLITSLCLQNLIVQAPMIAGKDDMKYVLTADWVPTPTELDAEAALHEWMRRYVLSHGPVTIDDATRWTGLPKTTVRAAVNAAVDAGEIIATKIGDIDYVQAPDLDDRLAAWESDAQDTLLLPGFDEVILGYKDRSATLDPEHEKLVVPGGNGMFKNTVISQARACGTWRRSPRKNGPRVVTDAFPGLSVDTDAVEAAAATHPAFA; this comes from the coding sequence ATGGACGCTCACCAGATCTCCGCCGCCCGGCTCATCTCCCAGGGACTCGTCGGACCAGCACCGGAATCACCGACCGGTACGCGACTATCGCCAGCGGGTGCGGTCGTCGAACATCTCGGCTGCGTCCAAGCGCAGGCCCTCGGCGGAGCCTTGGCATCGGTGGCGCTGCGCAGCGGAGACAATCCTTCCTCCGGCCTCGAATCCGTGCGAGCAGCCATCGATGCTGGTGAGGTCGTGCGTTCGTGGACTCAACGCGGCACCATTCATCTCACCACTGCCAAAGACATCGGGTGGATCCTCAGCCTGACCGGCCCACGGACGATGAAGGCCACCGCGAAGCGCCGAGAGCATTTCGGCATCACCGATGCCATGCTCGAGACTGCTGCCGAGCTGGCCACCGACGCCATCCGTGAACGCGGAATGCTGACACGTGAAGAGCTGCTCGAGGCATTCGCCCCTGTGGGGGCCGGCGATGAATACGGTCACGCCCGGTACCTCATCACCTCACTGTGCCTGCAGAACCTCATCGTGCAGGCCCCGATGATCGCGGGCAAGGACGACATGAAGTACGTTCTCACCGCCGATTGGGTGCCGACACCCACCGAACTCGACGCCGAGGCGGCCCTGCACGAATGGATGAGACGCTACGTCCTCAGCCACGGACCGGTGACCATCGACGACGCGACACGGTGGACCGGCCTGCCGAAGACGACGGTGAGAGCCGCCGTCAACGCTGCCGTCGACGCCGGCGAGATCATCGCCACGAAGATCGGCGACATCGACTACGTTCAGGCTCCCGACCTCGACGACCGCTTGGCTGCATGGGAGTCCGACGCCCAGGACACGCTGCTGCTGCCGGGCTTCGACGAGGTCATCCTCGGCTACAAGGACCGCAGCGCCACACTCGACCCGGAACACGAGAAGCTCGTCGTGCCCGGCGGCAACGGAATGTTCAAAAACACTGTCATCAGCCAGGCCCGCGCGTGCGGAACCTGGAGACGCTCACCGCGTAAGAACGGGCCGCGCGTCGTCACCGATGCTTTCCCCGGCCTGAGCGTCGACACCGACGCTGTCGAGGCGGCGGCCGCCACGCACCCGGCCTTCGCCTGA